Genomic segment of Primulina tabacum isolate GXHZ01 chromosome 11, ASM2559414v2, whole genome shotgun sequence:
GCTGAAGCCATTGCTAAAGAAATTCAATGAGCAATTGTTAGTCATATTCATACACGCAATATGATGATGCATGCCTATATCAATCAACAAGTTAACGAAGGCACCGAGAAGAGGATCAATTCCTGGTCATGTTGTAATTCGTTGCGATAGAGAAATAGCCGATCGTAATTTGTTCAATGACTATTTCTCTTAGAATCCCAGATTTCATGAAGGTTATTTTCGACGATGATTTCGGATGTCCCGTAATCTATTTCTTCGTATCGTTGATGCTGTCAAAAATCATGATCAATATTTTATACAATGGAGTGATGGTTTGGGACGACTTGGGCTATCAACTAATCAAAAAACAACAGCTACAATTCGATTATTAGCATACGGCTTACCTGCGGATGCGGCTGATGAATACATCAAAATAGGATAGTCAACTGTGATTAAATACTTGCAACACTTTTGCCGAGCAGTAGTGGAAATTTTTGCAAATCAGTACTTGCGATCTCCAAATGCCAATGATGTTGCTCGACTCTTATATATTGCTAAACAACGAGGCTTCCCGGGGATGTTGGGAAGTCTCGATTGTATGCATTGGAAATGAAAAAATTGTACTACTGCTTGGGCTAGGACAATATACAGGTCGTAGTGGGTCACCAACAATTATTTTAGAAGCAGTGGCCGATTATGATCTTTGATATGACATGCGTATTTTGGTATGCCTGGTTCAAATAATGACATCAATATTTTGGAGGCATCCACTTTGTTTTCCGATTTGGCTCAAGGTATTGCTCCACCTGCTCATTATACTATCTGTGGAAAAGAATATGATACAGGCTATTTACTTAACCGATGGTATCTATCTAAAGTGGTCAACTATTGTGCAAACTATTCGTGACCCACTTGGACCGAAAAATAGATATTTTGCTATGAAACAAGAGTCATGCAGAAAAGATGTGGAGCGTGCATTTGGTGTTCTTCAATCTCGATTTGCGATCGTGGCATCTCCAGCATGGTCTTGGCGTAAAAACGATTTACATTACATAATGAAAGCTTGCATTATCATGCACAACATGATTATTGAAGATGAACGTGATCTTAGTGCACCAATTCAAGATGCAATGGAAGCACCGACTCCAAACGTTGAAATAGTGGTCAATGACGAAAATGCTAGATTTCAAGAATTTTTCGTtcgttataaaaaaaataaaaaatagagaTGCTCACTATGAACTACGAAATTCGTTAATTGATCATTTGTGGGAACAATATAGCTCTTCGAATATTTAATATTGTGTTTGTGTTATATTATTcatttaatattaaatgctcgtgtttttttttaattccaaTAACTTGTATATTTTTTGCAAAGaatattttgattaatttttttatatgacataattaattcaaataatttaattttttatacgAAATAATTAATtccaattttaatatataaattataagaTTTAAATATTATCGTATTATCAAACTATAAATAGTTGTTAggaaatataaatattaatgttgaaataaaaaagaatattctGAGAATATTCTATTGTAGTGCGAAATGTAGTGCAATGAGTTGGAGCTGATTTTGGTGTAACACTAATGTAGCACAAAATGTAATGCAGAATATGGTACAATGGGTTGGAGATGGCCTAATATTGCTCACGCTCCCATGAACTCAGTCcatcttcatgaaaaaataatgaGACTTCAGGTTTCCTAAAACCTTTCAGTGCATATAACAAAATTTGTGTCGCGTCGTCGAGTTAAAGTGCAACTATGAGTATATGAAATACTTCCCATTAATGTGAGGTTCACACATCTTTCAGTGGAGCAGAATGTGAGGTATGCTTCTGCTTCTTGGATAGATGGTCGGTGGTCCAGTGCAACTAAGAGTAGATGAATACTTACCATTAATGTGAGGCTCACACATCTTTCAATGGAGCAGAATGTGAGCTATGCTTCTGCTTCTTGGATAGAAAGCCGGTGGTCCTTCAACTAGGCTCCATGTCGGCAACCCTGATAAAAGGAATTACAGAGACAGTGAATTATGATTTACTGTCAATTCATCATATCTCATACATATGCCAAAACTTTTCCACCATTAATACAAGGAAAAGCATAAAAAAGGCTTTTGAATCGAAGTGCCACCAACTCGACAAGCATCCCGAAATTCGTTAGTGGCATCGTCAAACATCAGCGTAACATGTACACGTAAATAAGCTGTCATAGTCCCCCATAGGTAGAAATGAATGTTTTAATTGGTTAATACAAGACTTGCCTACAAGACTCTAATTGAATTCTATGAAGCAGGCGATTTATCAGTCATGTTAAATGGGCAGACAGTAGCTTTTACCACTCCACATAGTTATTTGGTTCGTAGCTGTTTTCACAATTCCCAACTTCCTGGTTTTTCTATTTGATGAGTAAAAAAAATGGACATGAATAAGTATTTATTTTCAGAAGTCAGAACAAATAAATCCAGGCAAATTTGTACCTGAGACGAAGTTCAGTAGGTTTAATACTTATGTCATGTCAAAGTCTAAGATCCAGGTCTGGATATGAGCCAGAGATACAGTGGATATGAATTGATAAGGAGAAGACCATTTTCTGAGAATTGAACAGGCTGCTCCAAAATCACGTATCAAATCCATGTGTTAAGGTGCACTAAAAGAGTTGGAAAATACCTCCACATTACAATGTAAGGGCAGTAAGGCCATTGTTCGTGACAAAATAATTGTTAGTAGGAAGAATGAATTAAGTCTCGGAAAAAGGATTAAGTGATCTATTTCATATTAAGTAAATTCAAGTAGAACAATTCAATTTCACCCCCTACAAAAATACGAACATGATGAACAGAACCAGGTACAGAAATGTCAAAACATCATTTTAAGAAGCAAAAGGGGAAAAGAAGTAAACCTGGGTACATCAAACCGCGTGATTGTTCCTAGGACTTCAGGTAAAGTTTAAGTCACTTAATAGGCAGTTGCCTTCGGTTAGAGTTTCTTTTCAATGGTGGAGATCAAGGGTTTCACGAATTCGTATGAAACAGAGTATTGATAATGCATCTCTATTCAAACTTATGTTATATCTAATACTTAAAGGAGTCCAAAAAGAGACCAAGCGATAGCCCAGCCTTCCAGTAATTGAATATGATGATTAAGTTCTTTATGTTGTCCACAAAATTTAGAGAATACTTATACATAAGAGCCCCAATCCCCTCCACAAGAGCCATGGCCAAAGCAGCAGACAGCACATCCCAGTCTCCTGTTTGTCCAATCGCAGTGGCAAAAGCAGTTGCGCAATAGAATCCCACCAAGAAAGAGAATAATTTGACGGGAAGGTTTCTCCTCAACTCCTTTAATCTAgtaatcaacataactcgaaCAGTTTGGATAGCCCTGATAAGTCGAGTTCCACCACGTGAGTCATTtgcagaagaagaagaagaatttaGCCTACTGCCATCGGTTGCACTTCTAAGAGACCATGTCATCCTTCTACATGATTGTATGTAACCAACTTTCAGCTCATGCAATGTATAAAGCATGCCAAATTCATTTGGTAAAAAACAGAATATTGGAGAATAAATATCATCAAACTGTTTTTGAATGTAGCTAGACATGATTctttaagtagtaaataaaaaaCCATATAAAACAGCACTGTCTAAAGACCCACTTGAATTTGTCGACCGTAAAAGATTGACCCTTGGCAACGGAAAACGTCAGCAGAAAGGGCGTGGGCGTCGATTTGCCAAAGGAAAAAGCAACAAGCAACCTTGACTTGGAAATTTTAACACTCGGGAGTCTGAAACCAGTCAAATTGAGAGACGATGGCATGTTCTTGGATCAAACCATAGAGGAACCCGGAGGCTGCAATCCAGATgttgaataaaataaaaagcaATATCATCGAATTCCTCCATAAAATACAGGGTTCAGAATGAAAAATCAAATTACCAAATCATGAAAATAGAAGATACTACACTAACATTATTAGAAAATAAAAGCAGCCCAGATGAAAATTCGTCAAGAAACTCAGTCCCTTCTCAAATCTTGAAACCATGATAACGCCTCCATGAACATCAGATCAAAAAACACGATTATGTTACACTTTAACTGCTAAAAATGATGTTCAGTTGAGAAATGAGGTCCGAGATTCACCGGAGAAGAATGGTGTCAACTTTAACCCAAACCAAAACACCAATAAATTGAATTAGGTTGGGTATGATTTTTCTTCCTGTTTTATGTTTGGGCTTTAACGAGGGGACAGGGACCGCAATTGGTCATTGTTCGATTGGTAAACACTGAGAAATGTGGATTTTTGTCACACATAatatatgaatatttttatttataaaagaaaaaaaatagacaAACAAATAAGATTAAAGATTTTAGTattagcaatttttttttaaaaaaagaatgaGAATAAAAGAAGTAGAAATTATATGGAATGGAAATTGATAAAGTTTTATGTTAGTTGGAAGTTATAATCAAATTTGAAAgaagttatttttttttaatgtttttgtcCGTAAATTGTTAGTTGATAATGTTTATATATGAAATTCGATATTGATATAACTAATTCGGACCAAAACAGTTTCTATAACACTGCTAAAG
This window contains:
- the LOC142519540 gene encoding uncharacterized protein ycf20 isoform X2, with translation MPSSLNLTGFRLPSVKISKSRLLVAFSFGKSTPTPFLLTFSVAKGQSFTVDKFKMTWSLRSATDGSRLNSSSSSANDSRGGTRLIRAIQTVRVMLITRLKELRRNLPVKLFSFLVGFYCATAFATAIGQTGDWDVLSAALAMALVEGIGALMYKYSLNFVDNIKNLIIIFNYWKAGLSLGLFLDSFKY
- the LOC142519540 gene encoding uncharacterized protein ycf20 isoform X1 → MPSSLNLTGFRLPSVKISKSRLLVAFSFGKSTPTPFLLTFSVAKGQSFTVDKFKRMTWSLRSATDGSRLNSSSSSANDSRGGTRLIRAIQTVRVMLITRLKELRRNLPVKLFSFLVGFYCATAFATAIGQTGDWDVLSAALAMALVEGIGALMYKYSLNFVDNIKNLIIIFNYWKAGLSLGLFLDSFKY